A section of the Oreochromis aureus strain Israel breed Guangdong linkage group 22, ZZ_aureus, whole genome shotgun sequence genome encodes:
- the atxn1a gene encoding ataxin-1a — protein sequence MKSNQERSNECLPPKKREIPSCTLPSENRLPIMPPATESQRSENMTWLASVAGGNESSVGAHRSSSHSDGSQYKSPSSISDSLTSASSLRVVSSLPTVYTSHLPQTTVGGAVHYTHLPHNMQFIASPYTAPYSYIPSQLLPPPPPPPPLSSSSSAAQRPSHTEMASAPSQASKQDQQRASTGRTSMPPPSTDPVPHHVQISTSPRTVPSSHHQGGTHLPPHSMHPHHTLGHSMSQVVVQYTDGHTRKEQGGSQRPRELHNGELERGRRYAAPLESNVSKSGSKSRDATSSLSSYEARQMVLPTDYSPHDPSGLRTSVMLMPNSHGDHQLVPPRASPEKVTTSAAAHLEKSGNVMGKPVSRAPSLSNTTSSFTFPPPLSVDSLKAAVSTLPPQTVIQTTHNATEPLSMGLSSTSIYPQQPIIGYIAGGSGSSYHTSLQQHLLIPGPQPVIIPVSGGGVTTLEPVTSHVTSSTQAAPFPTTLPHTYIAATAPKGETLETHSGSFHQDAPGAVVQAQLHLPIVPAPPGLVATSAAHPPSSTVLPPSLPPYFIKGSIIQLADGELKRVEDLKTEDFIQSAEISSELKIDSSTVERIEGSHTSPNFAVVQFSVGEHRTQVSVEVLLEYPFFVFGQGWSSCCPDRTTQLLELPCTKLSVGDVCISLTLKNLRNGSLKKTQPLEPPAHASVPSSSHGHLKPPRAVSDAPQSCSGGGPRHRERENGISQRGSGESGNGGRGSSGVENGDLVFGERVSKGQVVGSTEAGSTKPSGSRKRRWSAPEGRKVEKSEEEPPLTLPKPSFIPHEVKISIEGRSNIGK from the exons ATGAAGTCCAACCAGGAGCGCAGTAATGAATGTCTGCCCCCAAAGAAGAGGGAAATCCCCTCTTGCACGCTACCATCTGAAAATCGCTTACCTATCATGCCACCTGCCACTGAGAGCCAGCGCTCAGAAAACATGACCTGGCTCGCCAGTGTGGCTGGTGGGAACGAGAGCAGTGTGGGTGCGCACCGTAGCTCCAGTCACTCTGACGGATCGCAGTATAAATCTCCCTCCTCCATATCAGACTCTTTGACCTCTGCGTCCTCACTGAGGGTGGTCTCATCTCTTCCTACAGTGTACACATCCCACCTGCCACAGACCACAGTTGGAGGAGCTGTCCATTACACCCATCTGCCTCACAATATGCAGTTTATAGCCTCACCTTACACTGCCCCATACAGTTACATCCCCTCTCAattgcttcctcctcctccacctcctccccccctgtcctcctcctcctcggctGCACAGAGACcctcacacacagagatggCCTCTGCTCCTTCACAGGCCTCCAAGCAGGACCAGCAGCGAGCATCCACAGGACGTACCTCCATGCCTCCTCCTTCTACAGACCCTGTCCCTCACCATGTTCAAATATCAACATCCCCACGGACTGTGCCATCATCCCATCACCAAGGAGGCACTCACCTTCCGCCCCACTCAATGCACCCTCACCATACTTTGGGACACAGCATGTCTCAGGTGGTGGTGCAGTATACAGATGGACACACTAGAAAAGAGCAAGGTGGGTCTCAGAGACCCAGAGAGCTCCACAATGGAGAGCTGGAAAGGGGCCGGCGGTATGCCGCGCCACTCGAGTCTAACGTCTCCAAGTCAGGGAGCAAATCACGGGATGCCACATCCTCTTTGTCTTCCTATGAGGCTCGACAGATGGTTCTGCCAACAGACTACTCTCCGCATGATCCATCAGGGCTGAGAACCTCTGTCATGTTAATGCCCAACAGCCATGGGGACCACCAGCTGGTACCACCCAGAGCCAGCCCTGAGAAGGTGACAACTTCTGCCGCTGCACACCTGGAGAAAAGTGGCAACGTCATGGGCAAGCCTGTCAGTCGTGCTCCATCCTTATCCAACACCACCTCCTCTTTCACATTTCCACCCCCACTAAGTGTAGACAGCCTGAAAGCTGCTGTCAGCACACTGCCACCCCAGACCGTCATCCAGACCACCCACAACGCCACAGAGCCACTCTCAATGGGGCTCTCTTCCACCAGTATCTACCCTCAGCAACCTATTATCGGCTATATTGCAGGAGGCAGTGGTAGCAGCTACCACACCAGCCTACAGCAACACTTACTCATTCCAGGCCCCCAACCGGTCATCATCCCTGTCAGTGGAGGTGGAGTCACAACATTGGAGCCTGTAACCTCCCATGTTACATCATCTACCCAAGCTGCACCTTTTCCTACTACACTCCCACATACGTACATTGCCGCCACCGCCCCCAAAGGAGAAACTCTGGAGACCCACAGTGGCTCATTTCACCAGGATGCCCCAGGTGCAGTGGTCCAAGCCCAGCTTCATCTCCCCATTGTTCCTGCTCCGCCAGGGCTGGTTGCGACCTCCGCCGCACATCCCCCCTCTAGTACGGTGCTGCCTCCCTCGCTCCCCCCATATTTCATCAAAGGTTCCATCATCCAGTTGGCTGATGGCGAGCTGAAACGTGTGGAGGATCTGAAGACAGAGGACTTCATCCAGAGTGCTGAGATCAGCAGCGAGCTGAAGATAGACTCGTCCACAGTGGAGCGCATTGAGGGGAGCCACACCTCGCCCAACTTTGCTGTGGTTCAGTTCTCCGTTGGTGAACACCGTACACAG GTGAGCGTGGAGGTCTTGTTGGAATACCCCTTCTTCGTCTTTGGCCAAGGCTGGTCTTCATGCTGCCCGGACCGGACCACCCAGCTTCTGGAGCTGCCTTGTACCAAGCTTTCTGTAGGCGATGTTTGTATTTCACTCACGCTCAAGAACCTGAGGAACGGATCTCTGAAGAAGACTCAACCCCTGGAGCCGCCCGCCCACGCCTCTGTCCCCTCCTCCAGCCACGGACACCTCAAACCCCCTAGAGCTGTGTCGGACGCTCCTCAGAGCTGCAGTGGAGGAGGTCCCAGGCACAGAGAGCGGGAGAATGGCATCAGCCAGCGAGGGAGTGGGGAGAGTGGGAATGGAGGTAGAGGAAGCTCCGGTGTGGAAAACGGGGATCTCGTGTTTGGGGAAAGAGTTTCCAAAGGTCAGGTTGTCGGCAGTACAGAAGCTGGCTCTACTAAGCCATCGGGAAGCAGGAAGCGGAGATGGTCTGCGCCCGAGGGTCGAAAAGTAGAAAAATCAGAGGAGGAACCACCTTTGACCCTTCCCAAACCTTCCTTCATCCCTCATGAGGTGAAAATCAGCATCGAAGGAAGGTCAAATATTGGCAAGTGA